A stretch of Imperialibacter roseus DNA encodes these proteins:
- a CDS encoding DUF4270 family protein, translating into MGIKKIAGKLKVMVLLLGIAVAIASCVENDLLPVSVDLIDDITPDFIIIDTLTLDVSTVRLDSFVTSDTERLLVGRHEDEYIGEITSTSFFEVAYQDYSFYPPDASRFDSLTLVLYYDYNYFDTLQTQTIDIYRLAENIEYNAYGTVYNTADFTLEKAPLTSHSFKPRPNTTDSLEIRLPDKLGKELLQKGLTSAGELFSLVLFTDFLKGFALVPGAGSEGFLGFTKANSSLKLYYSDYTNIPPTQLTYKFPVSQGTVCFNRTTFNPKSTTLRGLESQLDEVSSGLTSNYSFIQAGAYIMTKVEIPYIQELLILPGSVYIPHADLVIRPVAGTYRSGTNTNLPTSITGYYGSIDNYPLGAFNTSSEFVLDDEFGKDTYYRLEVTDLVNNLLDTDQSNDYSILLGLDENAMLFGAGRVYLKDGAWQDGMKLQVYYIPLDTDEN; encoded by the coding sequence ATGGGTATTAAGAAAATAGCTGGCAAGTTAAAAGTTATGGTTCTGCTGCTCGGTATTGCTGTGGCAATCGCCAGCTGTGTAGAGAATGACCTTCTGCCGGTGTCGGTAGATTTGATCGATGATATTACCCCCGACTTCATAATTATTGACACACTTACACTTGATGTGTCCACTGTTCGTCTCGATTCTTTTGTAACATCCGATACCGAACGTTTGCTGGTGGGACGTCATGAGGACGAATACATTGGGGAAATTACGTCGACCTCCTTTTTCGAAGTAGCCTACCAGGACTACTCGTTTTACCCGCCTGATGCTTCCCGGTTCGATAGCCTGACCCTTGTGCTCTACTACGACTATAATTACTTTGATACCCTTCAGACTCAAACTATCGATATCTACAGGTTAGCTGAAAACATCGAGTACAACGCCTATGGCACCGTTTACAACACTGCCGATTTTACGTTAGAAAAGGCTCCACTAACGAGCCACTCCTTTAAGCCAAGACCTAATACCACTGATTCTCTTGAGATTAGACTTCCGGACAAACTAGGCAAGGAGTTGCTTCAAAAAGGGCTCACCAGTGCAGGCGAGCTTTTCAGCCTGGTTCTTTTTACTGATTTTCTCAAAGGATTTGCGCTGGTTCCCGGGGCAGGTAGTGAGGGTTTTTTAGGCTTTACAAAAGCCAATTCTAGTCTTAAGCTCTACTACTCGGACTACACCAACATACCCCCCACGCAGCTCACCTACAAGTTTCCCGTAAGCCAGGGCACGGTTTGTTTCAATAGGACAACCTTCAACCCAAAGTCAACGACCCTGCGAGGCCTTGAAAGCCAACTAGATGAGGTAAGCTCCGGTCTAACCAGCAATTACTCCTTTATCCAGGCGGGTGCCTACATAATGACAAAGGTGGAAATTCCATACATCCAGGAGCTTCTTATCCTGCCTGGCAGTGTGTACATACCCCACGCCGATTTGGTAATAAGGCCGGTAGCAGGAACCTACCGAAGCGGAACCAATACCAATCTGCCAACTTCTATTACCGGATATTATGGAAGCATTGACAATTATCCGCTGGGCGCATTTAACACCAGTAGTGAGTTTGTGCTTGATGACGAATTTGGGAAGGATACTTACTACCGCCTTGAAGTGACGGACCTGGTAAACAACCTGCTCGACACGGATCAGTCAAACGATTACTCCATTCTTTTGGGCCTTGACGAAAATGCGATGCTTTTTGGTGCAGGCAGGGTGTACTTGAAAGACGGTGCCTGGCAGGACGGTATGAAGCTCCAGGTATACTATATACCTCTAGATACGGATGAGAATTAA
- a CDS encoding LysR substrate-binding domain-containing protein encodes MNLQQLEYIVALDNERSFSKASDQCHVTQPTLSMMIQKLESEYDIKIFDRSKYPVVPTETGKILISQARLILQEVHKIQELVQEKKNTIAGDLQIGIIPTIAPYLLPLFIYEFTIRYPHIKLKISEHVTEEILEKLDEGKLDAGILVSPDDTKLFNAFPLYYEPFVVYSARKFDKELLLAEDIDPNELLLLEESHCFRSQIIQFCELRDKKENTLEFTSGSLETLRNLADKNLGITILPELSTLQLKESDAMKLKRFAAPEPFRVISLMTRRDFVKKRMITAFMEEIKKHVPEKFQAPQGQEIAYRRKEKKVTF; translated from the coding sequence ATGAACCTACAGCAACTTGAGTACATAGTAGCACTCGATAACGAGAGAAGCTTTTCAAAAGCGTCAGATCAGTGCCACGTCACTCAGCCTACGTTGAGCATGATGATCCAAAAGCTGGAGTCAGAATATGACATAAAAATTTTTGACCGGAGCAAATACCCTGTGGTCCCCACTGAAACGGGTAAAATCCTGATTAGTCAGGCCAGGCTCATTTTGCAGGAGGTACACAAAATACAGGAGCTGGTGCAGGAAAAAAAGAACACGATTGCCGGCGACTTGCAAATTGGCATCATCCCTACCATCGCTCCTTACCTGCTCCCCCTTTTTATCTATGAGTTTACGATCCGGTACCCTCATATCAAGCTGAAAATCTCAGAGCATGTCACAGAAGAAATACTTGAAAAGCTGGATGAAGGAAAACTGGATGCCGGAATACTTGTAAGCCCCGACGACACTAAGCTTTTCAACGCCTTTCCCCTGTACTATGAGCCTTTTGTGGTGTACTCGGCAAGAAAGTTTGACAAAGAGCTATTACTGGCAGAAGACATTGACCCCAATGAGCTGCTGCTGCTTGAAGAGAGCCACTGCTTCCGCTCACAAATCATTCAGTTCTGTGAATTGCGGGACAAGAAGGAAAACACCCTTGAATTCACCTCTGGCAGCCTGGAAACGCTGAGAAACCTTGCCGATAAAAACCTTGGGATAACGATTTTACCCGAGCTGAGCACTTTGCAGCTCAAAGAAAGCGATGCCATGAAGCTCAAACGTTTCGCTGCACCTGAGCCTTTCCGGGTCATTAGTCTGATGACCCGTCGTGACTTTGTGAAGAAAAGAATGATAACAGCATTCATGGAAGAGATCAAAAAGCACGTCCCGGAGAAATTCCAGGCACCACAGGGCCAGGAAATCGCCTACAGGCGAAAAGAAAAGAAGGTTACATTCTAA
- a CDS encoding Kelch repeat-containing protein produces the protein MNKMKWMNLRMKWLLFLGLGIISTGCLDDSEDDDSQGNWTKVSDFEGVTRSGAVSFSIGEKAYVATGYTGTEYLSDLWEYDPSLNFWLRKADFPGVKRSAAVAFSVAGKGYVGTGYDGLNNLGDFWEYDPATDTWTQVADFGGSARYGAVAFNSSTNGYVGTGYDGNDLKDFWTYDPAANEWTQVISIGGSKRVDAVAFTIDNKAYVGTGRNNGVYQYDFWEYDMVAGTWQQMLDLDDDDDYLLVRHNAVAFSRDGKGYITTGNFSGLLVSTWEYNPVTDLWSEYTGIEGPAREDAVAFVAGSRIFVTTGRSSTVRLDDIWEFKPEEVYDEDL, from the coding sequence ATGAATAAGATGAAATGGATGAATTTAAGAATGAAATGGCTTCTTTTCCTGGGCCTGGGTATTATATCCACGGGATGTCTCGATGATAGTGAGGACGACGACTCACAGGGAAACTGGACCAAGGTGTCTGACTTTGAAGGAGTAACAAGAAGTGGCGCTGTTTCTTTCAGCATAGGAGAGAAGGCATATGTGGCTACTGGCTACACCGGCACAGAATACCTTAGCGATTTGTGGGAGTATGATCCGTCTTTGAACTTTTGGTTGAGAAAGGCAGATTTTCCTGGAGTGAAAAGAAGTGCCGCCGTCGCTTTTAGTGTCGCCGGAAAAGGTTATGTGGGTACCGGCTACGATGGATTAAATAATCTAGGCGATTTCTGGGAGTACGATCCTGCTACGGACACATGGACGCAAGTCGCTGACTTTGGCGGATCGGCCAGGTATGGCGCCGTTGCCTTTAATTCAAGCACCAATGGATACGTTGGTACTGGCTACGATGGCAATGACCTGAAGGACTTTTGGACCTACGACCCGGCTGCCAATGAGTGGACGCAGGTGATCAGTATAGGTGGATCCAAGCGGGTGGATGCAGTGGCATTCACTATCGACAACAAGGCATATGTAGGCACTGGCAGAAACAACGGGGTTTATCAGTACGATTTCTGGGAGTATGATATGGTGGCCGGGACGTGGCAGCAGATGCTGGATCTTGACGACGATGACGACTACCTGTTGGTTAGGCACAATGCTGTTGCTTTTAGCAGAGATGGCAAGGGGTATATCACGACGGGTAATTTTAGCGGCTTGCTGGTAAGCACCTGGGAATATAACCCTGTCACCGACCTTTGGTCCGAATATACGGGTATAGAAGGCCCCGCCAGGGAGGATGCAGTTGCATTTGTGGCAGGCAGCAGAATTTTTGTAACCACTGGACGGAGCTCCACAGTAAGGTTGGATGACATTTGGGAGTTCAAACCTGAAGAAGTGTACGACGAAGATCTTTGA
- a CDS encoding carboxypeptidase regulatory-like domain-containing protein gives MKKAMLLSGLFFGFITSRAEQVFFTGTVKDACIDVPLIGAVVSLSAYHDNAVKTSTITDFNGAFSIALPADGDFLLCVSFPGYVSFNNRITGSDCGENMNIELSADLILDGGKAKKVKRKKRRSGLRLAVVDTPGEQFYRSKENDPMALANSMTRKMRNRLQLTPTQEAVIELTNQKYFSRVIELQSNPGDSTFNAKLYQVRKSRNQRLEELLTASQYEKWLRYSDSEQ, from the coding sequence ATGAAAAAGGCGATGCTTTTGAGTGGTTTATTTTTCGGTTTCATTACAAGTCGGGCAGAACAGGTTTTTTTCACAGGTACGGTGAAGGATGCCTGCATAGACGTCCCATTGATTGGAGCCGTTGTCAGCTTGAGCGCATACCACGATAATGCAGTTAAAACCAGTACAATCACGGACTTTAACGGAGCATTTTCCATAGCACTTCCCGCTGACGGAGACTTTTTACTTTGCGTCTCTTTTCCTGGGTATGTCAGTTTTAACAACCGAATCACCGGTAGTGATTGTGGGGAGAATATGAACATCGAACTTTCAGCAGACCTGATATTGGATGGAGGGAAAGCAAAAAAAGTTAAAAGAAAAAAGCGTAGAAGCGGCTTGCGGCTGGCTGTCGTGGACACGCCAGGGGAACAGTTCTATCGCAGCAAAGAAAACGACCCAATGGCACTTGCCAACTCCATGACAAGGAAGATGAGAAACAGACTTCAGTTGACACCCACGCAGGAAGCAGTGATTGAGCTAACCAACCAAAAGTATTTTTCCCGGGTCATTGAGCTACAATCAAACCCTGGCGACAGCACCTTCAACGCCAAATTATACCAAGTTAGAAAGTCCAGAAACCAACGACTGGAGGAACTGCTCACAGCATCGCAATATGAAAAGTGGTTGAGGTATTCGGACAGCGAACAGTAA
- a CDS encoding DapH/DapD/GlmU-related protein, producing the protein MTIGDYIAIFDTHFEKHNNLSPWQITSRLMEILTDLLASCDSGFSKHEGIAVHKTTIIEKGAIIKAPAIIGPKSFIGAHAYLRGGVFLGQEVTIGPGCEVKTSIVFDHSSLAHFNFVGDSIIGSNVNFEAGAVIANHYNERPDKQIRVLHQSRAIETGSTKFGALVGDNCKVGANAVLSPGTVLEKNKVVKRLELVEQVIE; encoded by the coding sequence ATGACAATAGGTGACTACATAGCAATATTTGATACGCATTTTGAAAAGCATAACAACCTGTCTCCCTGGCAAATTACCTCAAGGCTAATGGAGATACTCACAGATTTGCTAGCTTCCTGTGATAGTGGTTTTTCTAAACACGAGGGTATTGCCGTGCATAAAACAACAATAATTGAAAAAGGGGCTATCATCAAAGCGCCAGCTATTATTGGCCCGAAAAGCTTCATTGGGGCACATGCTTACCTGCGTGGAGGTGTCTTCCTCGGGCAAGAAGTGACTATCGGACCAGGCTGTGAAGTAAAAACGAGCATCGTTTTCGATCACAGCAGCCTGGCTCATTTCAATTTCGTTGGAGACAGCATTATCGGAAGCAATGTAAACTTTGAAGCAGGCGCTGTCATCGCCAATCATTATAATGAAAGACCGGACAAGCAAATAAGAGTCCTGCATCAAAGCAGGGCTATTGAAACCGGCAGCACAAAATTCGGTGCCCTGGTAGGCGACAACTGCAAGGTAGGGGCCAACGCAGTGTTGTCGCCCGGCACGGTACTTGAGAAAAACAAAGTCGTGAAGCGACTGGAGTTGGTTGAGCAGGTTATAGAATGA
- a CDS encoding CBU_0592 family membrane protein codes for MKNILIEGLGWVGAVLLLAGFALTSYGFLEGVSFEFQLLNLLGSGLLAVYTYIKKAYPNTVLNIIWIAISVVAIINIFI; via the coding sequence GTGAAAAATATACTGATTGAAGGACTTGGCTGGGTGGGTGCTGTTCTGCTATTGGCTGGCTTTGCGCTAACGAGCTACGGTTTTTTGGAGGGAGTATCCTTCGAGTTTCAGTTGTTGAACCTGCTTGGGAGTGGTTTATTGGCCGTTTACACGTATATCAAGAAAGCTTATCCAAATACCGTTCTTAACATCATCTGGATAGCCATAAGTGTGGTTGCAATAATTAATATCTTCATTTGA
- a CDS encoding sensor histidine kinase, whose translation MPKPITIKTYLSHAAFWLGFLSFYVFVLNGPFTFEKALTQSVINLSVIIPLAYFNMAVLTPKYVSSQSKAASASLIILLIIIGASILTFFHEINLLDAYKPDGFSDRMQPFNNRMPSENLRMQNQPEDGEWSFRARAEPGFSRRIMWFPMFIQTGTIILLTTIYKVTQIASERIKETLMLKSEKLDSELRFLKSQINPHFLFNAMNNIYTLSLLKSDKTPEVVLKLSDMLKYNIYESENKERVPVSKEVAYINNYIAIYILKDNDIKDNIKFEYDTPEDVYLAPMLLTPFVENAFKHGNIEDTSKGRISIDLKVEADLLTFRCQNSLSANKKSKDKEGGIGIANVKRRLELIYPGRHELKTWDTAEEFTVEMKILIS comes from the coding sequence ATGCCAAAACCGATTACGATCAAGACATATCTATCACATGCAGCCTTTTGGTTGGGTTTTCTCTCATTCTATGTCTTTGTTCTCAACGGCCCTTTCACCTTTGAAAAGGCACTTACCCAAAGTGTCATTAACCTCAGTGTCATCATACCCCTTGCTTACTTTAACATGGCTGTGCTAACACCCAAATATGTAAGCAGTCAATCAAAAGCAGCCTCCGCCTCGTTGATTATCCTCCTCATCATAATCGGTGCCTCCATACTTACATTCTTCCATGAGATCAACTTACTCGACGCCTATAAACCAGACGGTTTTTCGGATCGGATGCAGCCATTTAACAACAGAATGCCGTCCGAAAATCTGCGGATGCAAAACCAACCAGAAGACGGTGAATGGTCGTTTAGAGCCAGGGCTGAGCCTGGGTTTAGTCGTCGTATCATGTGGTTTCCGATGTTCATCCAAACAGGCACCATCATCCTGCTAACCACCATTTACAAAGTGACCCAAATTGCCAGCGAAAGAATAAAGGAAACCCTGATGCTGAAAAGTGAAAAGTTGGACTCCGAGCTTCGGTTCCTTAAGTCGCAGATCAATCCACACTTTCTTTTCAATGCGATGAACAATATCTATACACTGTCGCTACTGAAGTCCGACAAAACACCCGAAGTGGTGCTGAAGCTCTCTGATATGCTGAAATACAATATTTACGAGAGTGAGAACAAAGAGCGTGTGCCGGTATCGAAAGAGGTTGCCTATATCAACAACTACATCGCCATTTACATTCTTAAAGACAACGACATCAAGGACAACATAAAGTTCGAATACGACACGCCTGAAGATGTTTACTTAGCCCCCATGCTGCTTACCCCGTTTGTGGAAAATGCCTTCAAACACGGCAATATTGAAGATACCTCTAAGGGGAGAATCAGTATCGACCTGAAGGTAGAAGCCGACCTACTCACCTTCCGATGCCAAAACAGTCTTTCTGCTAACAAGAAATCGAAAGACAAAGAGGGTGGTATTGGCATAGCCAACGTCAAAAGAAGGCTTGAGCTTATTTACCCTGGACGGCATGAGCTAAAAACCTGGGACACTGCCGAAGAGTTTACCGTCGAGATGAAAATATTGATATCATGA
- a CDS encoding LytR/AlgR family response regulator transcription factor, with protein sequence MSPSSKIRCIIVDDEELARALIKEYVSKIPTLELIGSFKSPLEAMELLQTTSVDLMFLDIQMPALTGIQFLKSLEKKPVVIFTTAYPEYALEGYELDVVDYLVKPVSIERFLHGVNKATKILHNKTGSSGTTSQPDFIVVHADHKIYRLPLADILYIEGLREYVSYFTADGKRIIALESLKRLEEILPAHMFMRVHKSYIVPINRVRVIEGNMVMIEKKGIPIGASYKEATLKALMPG encoded by the coding sequence ATGAGCCCCTCAAGCAAAATCCGTTGCATCATCGTCGACGATGAAGAGCTGGCCAGGGCCCTGATCAAAGAATACGTGTCCAAAATCCCGACGCTAGAGCTCATAGGTTCATTCAAAAGTCCACTGGAGGCCATGGAGCTTCTACAGACCACTTCCGTCGATCTCATGTTTCTCGACATTCAGATGCCAGCACTTACCGGCATCCAGTTTTTGAAGTCACTGGAGAAAAAGCCGGTCGTGATCTTTACCACAGCCTACCCCGAATATGCACTTGAGGGATATGAGCTCGATGTAGTGGACTACCTGGTGAAGCCTGTAAGCATTGAACGATTCCTCCACGGCGTGAACAAGGCCACAAAGATCCTCCACAATAAAACGGGGAGTTCAGGCACCACCAGTCAGCCGGATTTTATTGTAGTTCACGCTGACCACAAGATATACAGGCTGCCACTGGCAGACATCCTATACATTGAAGGGTTGAGAGAGTATGTATCGTACTTTACTGCCGATGGCAAAAGAATCATAGCCCTTGAGTCGCTAAAAAGACTGGAAGAAATACTTCCCGCCCACATGTTTATGCGGGTGCATAAATCATACATTGTGCCCATCAACCGGGTGCGTGTGATCGAGGGCAATATGGTGATGATAGAAAAAAAGGGCATCCCTATCGGTGCCAGCTACAAGGAAGCAACGCTCAAAGCCCTGATGCCCGGCTAG
- a CDS encoding DUF7133 domain-containing protein, with amino-acid sequence MKKYISLIALLVGFNAFSQEAEESDFYKIITIPTPETMLLEVGGITTLPDGRVALATRRGDVWIVEDPYMRNSNLPSFTLFASGLHEPLGLTFKENALLTAQRGELTKLQDTNGDGRADVYETIYAWPVSGHYHEYSYGPKIAPDGSMFVSGNVAFGDQEWWRGESRVPWRGWIMRISPEGDMEPWATGMRSPAGLGMINGELFYADNQGDWIGSGGIWHIKKGSFTGHPAGLKWADRAESPVTVSAKEFYAKVHDEREQVDGRYLKPENNADEKNPEMLYHAKEAVPEITLPAVWLPHGILGISNSEILEIGDDASFGPFKNQLLIGDQGQSKIMRVSLEKVNGDYQGVAFDFIKDFQSGVLRMSWGHDGSLFVGETNRGWGSAGSTTSGLERVVWTGETPFEMQTVKAMPDGFEIRFTQPVDKTTAEDLDSYAGQSFIYKYHSVYGSPPINTEKLGIKGVKVADDGMSVRLVVDNLRQYYVHEINLPGIKSANGSSVLHGTGYYTLNNIPAGAKLNMTEVSTKRSSASKKVAPKKVAAKPATPKASANAVLTTEEIKPILAKNTCLACHQVDKRQVGPAYKDIAARRYTAKQIVDLIRVPKPENWPGYSTEMPPMPQVSDEDAMKIANWILSLQEERP; translated from the coding sequence ATGAAAAAATATATCTCATTAATAGCCCTGCTTGTTGGATTCAACGCTTTCTCGCAGGAAGCTGAAGAAAGCGACTTCTACAAGATCATTACCATCCCCACACCGGAGACCATGCTCCTCGAAGTAGGTGGCATCACAACGCTTCCTGACGGAAGGGTGGCCCTCGCTACGAGGCGAGGTGATGTTTGGATAGTAGAGGATCCGTACATGAGGAATAGCAACTTGCCTTCCTTTACCCTTTTCGCCAGCGGCCTTCACGAGCCACTGGGACTGACTTTCAAAGAGAATGCCCTGTTGACAGCACAGCGAGGTGAGCTCACAAAGCTGCAGGACACCAACGGCGACGGGCGGGCCGATGTGTATGAAACCATCTATGCCTGGCCCGTATCAGGTCACTACCATGAATACTCTTATGGCCCCAAAATAGCCCCTGACGGAAGCATGTTCGTATCAGGCAATGTGGCCTTTGGCGACCAGGAGTGGTGGAGAGGTGAAAGCAGAGTGCCGTGGAGAGGCTGGATCATGCGTATTTCACCAGAAGGCGATATGGAGCCATGGGCTACTGGCATGCGATCACCCGCTGGACTAGGAATGATCAACGGAGAACTATTCTATGCCGACAACCAGGGTGATTGGATTGGCTCTGGAGGTATATGGCATATCAAAAAAGGAAGCTTCACCGGGCATCCGGCAGGTTTGAAATGGGCCGACAGAGCGGAATCTCCCGTAACTGTTTCCGCTAAAGAATTCTATGCTAAAGTGCATGACGAAAGAGAGCAAGTAGATGGCCGGTACCTCAAGCCGGAAAATAACGCCGATGAGAAAAACCCGGAAATGCTGTATCATGCAAAAGAAGCGGTACCTGAGATTACGCTGCCAGCGGTATGGTTGCCTCATGGTATCCTGGGCATTTCGAATTCAGAAATTCTTGAGATAGGTGACGACGCCAGCTTTGGCCCATTCAAAAATCAGCTTTTGATTGGCGACCAGGGTCAAAGCAAAATCATGAGGGTAAGCCTTGAAAAAGTGAACGGAGACTACCAGGGTGTGGCCTTCGACTTTATCAAAGATTTCCAATCGGGCGTGCTTCGCATGAGCTGGGGCCATGATGGTTCGCTCTTCGTTGGAGAAACCAACAGGGGCTGGGGCTCGGCAGGAAGCACTACATCTGGCCTTGAACGTGTGGTGTGGACAGGCGAGACTCCCTTCGAAATGCAAACCGTGAAAGCCATGCCCGACGGCTTTGAGATTCGTTTCACTCAGCCAGTCGACAAAACCACTGCGGAAGACCTCGACTCATACGCCGGACAGTCTTTCATTTACAAGTACCACTCTGTTTATGGAAGCCCGCCTATTAATACAGAAAAACTCGGCATTAAAGGCGTGAAGGTAGCCGACGATGGCATGAGTGTAAGACTTGTGGTTGACAACCTCCGCCAATATTATGTACATGAGATCAATCTGCCGGGGATAAAGTCTGCAAATGGATCATCGGTGCTCCACGGCACTGGTTACTACACTTTGAATAATATTCCGGCAGGTGCTAAATTGAACATGACGGAGGTGAGCACCAAACGGTCATCGGCTTCTAAAAAGGTAGCGCCTAAAAAAGTCGCCGCAAAACCAGCAACTCCTAAGGCTTCAGCCAACGCTGTGCTGACGACTGAGGAGATCAAGCCAATTCTGGCCAAAAACACTTGCCTTGCATGCCATCAGGTTGACAAAAGGCAGGTTGGGCCGGCTTATAAAGACATCGCAGCCAGAAGATACACTGCAAAACAGATTGTGGATCTTATCAGGGTACCTAAACCCGAAAACTGGCCTGGCTATTCTACGGAAATGCCTCCAATGCCACAAGTATCAGACGAAGATGCGATGAAAATAGCCAACTGGATCCTTTCATTACAAGAAGAAAGACCCTAA
- a CDS encoding ankyrin repeat domain-containing protein — protein MDFFQSIRQGDLAGVKAMATTESSLLTRPDARGFTPLVLATYSDQIEIARFLLSRGVDVNAIDAAGNTALMGVCFKGNAEIVELLLEHGADVNIQNKQGASALIYATTFGQVEIAKLLLDAGADKQLKDNKGNTALTHAQAHGAEALVKLLA, from the coding sequence ATGGATTTTTTTCAGTCGATACGACAAGGTGATCTTGCTGGTGTGAAGGCGATGGCAACAACGGAAAGTTCGCTGCTGACAAGGCCAGATGCCCGTGGCTTTACACCCCTTGTATTAGCGACCTATAGCGACCAGATAGAAATCGCAAGGTTTCTGCTTTCAAGAGGTGTCGATGTAAATGCTATTGACGCTGCCGGTAACACTGCATTGATGGGCGTTTGCTTTAAGGGCAATGCTGAAATAGTGGAATTGCTTCTTGAGCATGGAGCTGATGTAAACATTCAGAACAAGCAAGGAGCCTCTGCCCTTATTTATGCCACCACCTTTGGTCAGGTTGAAATTGCAAAACTCTTGCTGGATGCTGGGGCCGACAAGCAATTGAAGGACAACAAAGGGAACACAGCCCTGACCCACGCTCAGGCACACGGAGCGGAAGCGCTTGTGAAACTGCTCGCATAA